The window TCCTACAATCGCACAAATATCACCAGCCATTACTTCTTGAGCTTTGGCTTTTCCCATTCCATCAAAGACATAAACTTCTTTGACTTTGGTTTTTGTAATAGAACCGTCACGCTTACATAAAGAAACGTTTTGACCTTCTTTTATAGAACCTCTCTTAATACGACCTATTGCAATACGTCCCGTATAATTAGAGAAATCTAAAGATGTAATTAATAATTGAGTTGTTCCTTCTTCCACTTTAGGAGCAGGAACATGCTCGATCACCATATCAAGAAGCGGCTCGATGTCAGTCGTTTCATTCTTCCAGTCTTCGCTCATCCAGTTGTTTTTGGCACTACCATAAACAGTTGGAAAATCTAGTTGCCATTCTTCAGCACCTAGTTCAAACATTAAATCAAAAACAGATTCATGTACTTCATCTGGAGTACAGTTTTCTTTATCTACTTTATTGACAACCACACAAGGTTTTAAACCTAAGTCGATTGCTTTTTGTAGTACAAAACGCGTTTGTGGCATAGGACCTTCAAAGGCATCTACAAGAAGTAGTACACCGTCTGCCATGTTAAGAACACGTTCTACTTCACCACCAAAATCGGCGTGACCAGGAGTGTCAATGATATTGATTTTTGTTCCTTTATACATTACCGATACGTTCTTTGCAAGAATAGTAATCCCACGTTCCCGTTCAATATCGTTGTTATCAAGAATTAAATCTCCGGTAGCTTCATTCTCACGGAAGGTTTCACAATGGTGTAAAATCTTATCTACTAACGTAGTCTTACCGTGGTCTACGTGAGCAATAATCGCGATGTTTCTAATATCTTTCATAAAAAATAATGCTTCTAAGCGGCTGCAAAAGTAGTCTTATTTATTGGTTTTTAATTCATTGGTTGCGTTAAATGATGGTTATGAGTTATGTGTTGTCAGTCGTTGAGTTAGTGAGTCTGTGAGTTGATGAGGTTGTGAGTCGTTGAGATCGTGAGTTTTTGAGTTATTTGTTCTCATTAAGAGATCTTCAAATGTGGTGCTTTATTAATGATATCATAACTATTCCGCTTTCGCGAAAGCGAGCCAATTAACAAGCAGATTGATCATAATGCAACCTTCTAAAAAAGTGGTTTCCTTTTGTTTTTGAAAATGGTAAGGAGTATTTTTAAGAAGACAACTTTTTCACCTGCTTGATAATTATTGTTTTAAAAAAACGTTATCAAACTATAAATAAATCGTATATGAAAAAAATAAATCTATTAATACTCTCCTATTTCTTTTCTCTGTTTTGCATGAGTCAAAGTGGTGAATTTGAAATACAGAAAAACGGGCTCATTTATGATGAATCTACCATGAACAGCTTAAGTAATGTAGTAGATTCACTCAATTTGGAATTTAAATTGTGCGATAGTAATAAACTTTTTACTTCAAAATATCAGGCGATAGGTCATAAATTAGAACTTAAAAAGAACGATATTAAAAGTGCCAAAAAAGACCTTGAAAACAACATAAGTCTTGAAAAGTTTCTAAAAAAATATCCTGGAACAAAACTTACTAAAAATATTCTTATCGTACAGTTCAAATACAAGGACTATGAGGAGAATGACGTAATGCAATTCACTGAAATACGTTTAGATAATGATTATGGTTTAGAATTTAGATTTGATGAAAACCTGAACAAATACAATCCAAAGAATCTAGGAAATTGGATATTCAAGTATTCTGCAAAATCATCGTATTCTGACGAATATATAGATGCCTTTTACTTGCCAAATAAGATGGAAAGTAAAAAAATACCATTATACTACTCTAAAATGATAGGCTATGCAGATTGTTTAATCGATACAACTTCTACAAAATTTAAGAAAGATCTAGAAAGTGGTTGGGTTGAAATACCCCAAAACTGGAAAAGTCTACCTTCTACTAAACAAGCAGAATTACTCAACAAATTGAGAAGTACAAGAGTAGTAGGAAGTTGCAGTCAAGACAGCAGCCCTAGAAGACATGCTATTAACATTGCGATGCTATCTGCCCAGACTCAAAACTGGGAAGTGTTCCTCAAAGCACATCTAGATGTCATGAACGACAGGTTTGAAAGAATAAGTGATGGTAGCTATGCCTGGGCGGGAAGGAAAACCTATCTCAAAGAGTTAGAAGAGTTACATATCGATGTTTTGGATTTAATAATCGGGATTTCTTTAAGAATGGAAGACCCTGCAATAAACCACTATTATGGTAGTATAAGAAGAATCGGAAGGGCATTAACAGAAACAAATAACAAATCTAGAGTAGAACAGCAATTATTTTCGATTTTAACCGACACCGAATTAGATATTTACAATAGGGTTTTAGGATTTTATATTATTAACAACTATTATCACAATTTAGAAGACAAAAACGAAAAATTACGATTTCAAACTAAACTTGAAGAAGCAGTAAAGTCTTTACCTAAAGAGTTGTATTCTCAAATAGAATTTTAGATTCTTTTTGTTTTTAAATTATTCTTTTACAACTTCCTTTAAGGGTAATGGTATCACATTAATATATTGATTATCAGTTATAAATGTTGAAAAAAAATAAATAAGATTATTTTAAAAGAGCTCTATTTACAATGATTCTAGCATTTGACACTTTTTATTTTAACGATAAGGCAAGAACCATTGCTATACAGTTTGATGATTGGGAAGACGAAGAAGAAACCCTAGTCCATGAAGAATTGTATACAGGTATACAGGAGTATGTACCTGGAGCATTCTACAAAAGAGAATTACCTTGTATTTTAGATCTACTTAAAAAAATAAACCTTCAAGATTGTGAGGCCATAATAATAGATGGTTTTGTTATTTTAGACGATCAGGATAAATTAGGTTTAGGCGGCTATTTATATGAAAGCTTGGACAAGCAAATTCCGTTGATTGGAGTAGGCAAAAACAACTTTGTACCCATAAAACATAACAAAAGACTGGTCTACAGAGGTGAGAGTAAAAAACCACTTTATATTACCGCTTTGGGAATTGATTTAGATGTAGCAGCAGATTTTATTCATAAAATGCACGGAGATTATCGCATGCCTGATTTACTTAAAAAAGCAGATTCTTTAGGGAGACATTAGTAAGCACTGCTTATATACTGATTGAATAGAACCTTTGTTAGTTCCGCTTTCGCAAAAGCTAAACTTGTACAAAACACTTGTAATTAAAGAAGCTGAAATAAATTCTCTATGTATTTTTACTTACTTTTAAATAAACTCAAAAAATAAAGTAACAAGATTATGAGCAAATTAGCTTTCAGAATACTTGCATTTTTCTTTGGAGCCGGATCTTTAGGTGCAGTTTCTGAATCGTACAGAATCATGACGTCGTCTACTCCTGATATTGCATCACAAAGAGCCTATTTAACAGTGATGTCTGTCACGATGCTACTTTTGTTTATTTATTTAACCCAATACTTCTGGAAAAAAAGTAAATAATCAATCATTAGATACATTTATTTACTAGATCATGTAGAAGTGATTCTTAACGAACTATAGTTAGTTTAACAAGTATCATTGTACTCTATTAAGGCACAATTCCTTATTTTACAATAAGTATAAAACCTCAACAACGATCCCATGAACAAAAAAGCCACAAAACACTACAAAAGATGGAAATATCAAGCGCCAGCAGGATTAGTTCTTATAGGAGCAGGAATAAGTTGTATTACAGATGCAGCTTTTTACAGATATGATGGCGCTGAATGGTGGCAATGGATAGGTTATGGCACCATAGCATTAGTAATTTTTAATACCGGATTAAGTCTCTTTGTAGATGCAGCACTACACAGAATGCGCTATGAACAAGCAGATCAAGAGCTGGAAAAACTTAAATAATTTTTAGGGTAACGCAGCAACTTTTGAGTTGTTAAAAAGAAAATGAGTTATTCATCTCACGTCTAGTCGAAATAGAAATGACCTTTTACAATCATAAAATTAATTAAAGAGTTACAAATGGAGCTGTGTAACTGTGAAAATCATCCCAAAGCTGTTATGATTCAACTTCTTAACGACTATTTTTAAGTAATCGATGTAAGAGACAATAACATTCTTAGGTTTACTCTTGCTAGAATCAACCAACAGATGACCAAAATAACTAAGCTTATACCTATTCTTTTTGACAGATTTCTCTCTGAGAAAACCAGGAAAAAAACCGAAAGAATAATTCTTTTTATTGCATTGGTTAGTTTTTTCATACACCTAGCCGTAATTTATTTGATCGATTTTAACTTGCTGCCTTTTTCTCAAGATTTAGAATTATTAAAGAATCCTATATCGGCCATATACACGCCATTTTCTTTTATTTTAATTTATGAGGTGTATCTCTTAATTTACTATTTACCTAAATCTTTTACTACATACATCATTAAACAGTATGAGATCATCACTCTTATAATTATCCGTAAATTATTTAAAGATTTATCTGCTTTAGAGTTAACGTCTAACTGGTTTGAAATTAAAGGCGATTTGCAATTTACTTATGACATCGTCGCATCTTTGCTGTTATTCTTTTTGATTTATCTGTTTCAAAAACAAGGTAAACGTAAAATTGAGCTTCAGGATACGGCTCCTTCTTCCATAGACCGATTTGTAAAAAAGAAAAAAACAATCGCTGTGATTTTAGTGCCATTATTCTTTTTTATGGCGTTGTATACATTGATTAATTGGTCATTAGAAATTTCCTTTTCTACCAATGAATTGCCACCACTAGACACGATTAACAACCTATTTTTTGATGAGTTTTTTACTATTTTGATTTTAGTAGATGTGGTATTATTACTCATTTCGTTTTTCTACACCCATGAATTTCATAAAACCATAAGGAATTCAGGATTTATTATTTCTACCATCCTGATAAGAATTTCCTTTGGAGTCAGTGGACTAATAAGTACTATTTTGATAGTAGTAGCTGTCCTATTCGGTCTTGCGATCATTAGCATACATAATCAATATGAGCTACAAAAATTGCCCGATGACTTTAACAAAGAAGGTGATTGATACTACTGCCATCTCTTAGGTTACATTTCAAAACCAATTGTGGTTAAGGTGCTTTCTTATTCCAATTTTCATAAGTAGCTAGAACGTTATCTTATTCCGCTTTCGCGAAAGCGAGAAAACAAAACAACCCTACAATTCATCATTAAGCCACCTAAGTTGTTAAGTCTTTCTTAATATAGAGGATTAAAGCCGTCTCAATTTTGTTAGGTATTTGTAAATCATACCTTTGCAGCCGATACAAAAAATATCAATTTTATGAGTCAAGTGAAAGCAAATGACACTGTAAAAGTGCATTACACAGGAAAATTAAAAGCAAACGGACAAGTTTTTGACACGAGCGCCGAAAGAGAGCCACTAGAAGCTCAATTAGGTCAAGGTGCATTGATACCAGGTTTT is drawn from Nonlabens dokdonensis DSW-6 and contains these coding sequences:
- a CDS encoding endonuclease V, with protein sequence MILAFDTFYFNDKARTIAIQFDDWEDEEETLVHEELYTGIQEYVPGAFYKRELPCILDLLKKINLQDCEAIIIDGFVILDDQDKLGLGGYLYESLDKQIPLIGVGKNNFVPIKHNKRLVYRGESKKPLYITALGIDLDVAADFIHKMHGDYRMPDLLKKADSLGRH